One Bufo gargarizans isolate SCDJY-AF-19 chromosome 3, ASM1485885v1, whole genome shotgun sequence DNA segment encodes these proteins:
- the MAB21L1 gene encoding putative nucleotidyltransferase MAB21L1, with the protein MIAAQAKLVYHLNKYYNEKCQARKVAIAKTIREVCKVVSDVLKEVEVQEPRFISSLNEMDNRFEGLEVISPTEFEVVLYLNQMGVFNFVDDGSLPGCAVLKLSDGRKRSMSLWVEFITASGYLSARKIRSRFQTLVAQAVDKCSYRDVVKMVADTSEVKLRIRDRYVVQITPAFKCTGIWPRSAAHWPLPHIPWPGPNRVAEVKAEGFNLLSKECHTLAGKQSSAESDAWVLQFAEAENRLQLGGCRKKCLSVLKTLRDRHLELPGQPLNNYHMKTLVSYECEKHPRESDWDESCLGDRLNGILLQLISCLQCRRCPHYFLPTLDLFQGKPHSALENAAKQTWRLAREILTNPKSLEKL; encoded by the coding sequence ATGATCGCCGCCCAGGCCAAGCTGGTGTACCACCTGAACAAGTACTACAACGAGAAGTGCCAGGCCAGGAAGGTGGCCATCGCCAAGACCATCCGCGAGGTGTGCAAGGTGGTCTCCGACGTGCTGAAGGAGGTGGAGGTGCAGGAGCCGCGCTTCATCAGCTCCCTCAACGAGATGGACAACCGCTTCGAGGGCCTGGAGGTCATCTCCCCCACCGAGTTCGAGGTGGTCCTCTACCTCAACCAGATGGGGGTCTTCAACTTCGTGGACGACGGCTCCCTGCCGGGCTGCGCCGTGCTGAAGCTGAGCGACGGCCGCAAGAGGAGCATGTCCCTGTGGGTGGAGTTCATCACGGCGTCCGGCTACCTGTCCGCCCGCAAGATCCGCTCCCGCTTCCAGACCCTGGTGGCCCAGGCGGTGGACAAGTGCAGCTACCGGGACGTGGTGAAGATGGTGGCCGACACCAGCGAGGTGAAGCTGAGGATCAGGGACCGCTACGTGGTGCAGATCACCCCGGCCTTCAAGTGCACCGGCATCTGGCCCCGCAGTGCTGCCCACTGGCCCCTGCCGCACATCCCCTGGCCCGGTCCTAACCGGGTGGCCGAGGTCAAGGCGGAGGGCTTCAACCTGCTCTCCAAGGAGTGCCATACCCTGGCCGGCAAGCAGAGCTCGGCCGAGAGCGACGCCTGGGTGCTGCAGTTCGCCGAGGCCGAGAACCGGCTGCAGCTGGGGGGCTGCAGGAAGAAGTGCCTGTCGGTGCTCAAGACCCTGCGGGACCGGCACCTGGAGCTCCCCGGACAGCCCCTCAACAACTACCACATGAAGACTCTGGTCTCCTACGAGTGCGAGAAGCACCCCCGGGAGTCGGACTGGGACGAGTCGTGCCTGGGGGACCGGCTGAACGGCATCCTCCTGCAGCTCATCTCCTGCCTGCAGTGCCGCAGGTGCCCGCACTACTTCCTGCCCACCCTGGACCTCTTCCAGGGCAAGCCCCACTCCGCCCTGGAGAACGCGGCCAAACAGACGTGGAGGCTGGCCCGGGAGATCCTCACCAACCCCAAGAGCCTGGAGAAGCTCTGA